The DNA segment GAATCGAGGTTTTTCCCGTCGGTAAAACTCCAGGCACCATAGACCATGCCCAAGCTGAAGACGTTGCTCATCCACCCGGACTCCGAGGTCCGTACCGCCCTGCGTGACGCGCTGGAAGACGTCCCGTTCCTCCAGGTGCTCGGTGAGGCCATCACAGCTTTCGAGGCTTTGGAACTGCTGGAAGCGATTCCTTATGGCGTTTTTTTCGTGGGCACCCGGTTACCGGGTGATATTTCCGGCATTGAGATGGCGCAGATGCTCGCTGGCCGAAAACACAAACCCGCGCTGATTTTTATTTCCGACTCGGAAACCAAGGCCTATGCCGCATTTGAACTGGGTGCGACCGATTACCTGCTCTGGCCACCCGCACCGGGCCGTATGGCCCGCACGGTGGACCGCCTTCAGCACTTCAAACAGCGATTCCGGGAAGTGCCCGTCCCTGCCAGCTACCAATCTGAGGCTGTACCGATAGATCAGGGGGAAGATGCGCTGACTGTCAAACTGCCCCTGCCGGAAGAAGAGCAGGATTCCTTTCTGGCGGCCCTCAAGACAGCCTGGGACCAGACAGCCAGGCGCAGGCCCGAAATAGACAAACTGGCTGTGACTCAAGATGGACGCACCATCCTCATCCCCTACGACCAGATCATCTTCGTGGAAGCATTCGAGGATTATTCCTATGTCCATACCGCCAATCAGAAATTTCTCTCGTCCCACAGACTGAAGAATCTGGAAGACAGACTGGGACCACACCGTTTTTTTCGCGTCCATCGCAAGTACCTTGTCAATTTGGACATGGTCACAGAAATCGCCAGTATGCCCGGCTCGAACTTCATGTTGCGCACTGCGGGCCGGACACGTATCGAGCTGCCGATCAGTCGACGCAGGATCGCTGAATTGAAAAAGATCATCGGCTTGTAGCCGTTTACCCTGCCACGATAACCGCTGACCGAATATGGCGGGTATTGCGGCATAAACCTGTTAAGAAAAGACTCGCTGGACCGCATGTGCAATGCAGACCGCCGACGACTGGATCACCCAGACGGCCACCGGATCAGGCCCAAGAATGACGGGAGCCTGCGACGGCGAGGAGGAAAGAATGGATCAATCAGGAGCGCTTGACAACTTGCTACAGGAGGAGAGGGTTTTCCGCCCGCTCCCGCAGTTGGTTATCGAGGCCAACGTCAATCCGCAAGAGCTGGAAGCCGCCAGGACATCCGCTCGCATGGACCCGCTCGGCTATTGGGAG comes from the Pseudodesulfovibrio piezophilus C1TLV30 genome and includes:
- a CDS encoding LytR/AlgR family response regulator transcription factor, with amino-acid sequence MPKLKTLLIHPDSEVRTALRDALEDVPFLQVLGEAITAFEALELLEAIPYGVFFVGTRLPGDISGIEMAQMLAGRKHKPALIFISDSETKAYAAFELGATDYLLWPPAPGRMARTVDRLQHFKQRFREVPVPASYQSEAVPIDQGEDALTVKLPLPEEEQDSFLAALKTAWDQTARRRPEIDKLAVTQDGRTILIPYDQIIFVEAFEDYSYVHTANQKFLSSHRLKNLEDRLGPHRFFRVHRKYLVNLDMVTEIASMPGSNFMLRTAGRTRIELPISRRRIAELKKIIGL